The window TGATGGCAAGGTTGTAATATATGAGAGCACTGGTCTTCTCTACTTCCCGTCTCCATTTTATTTATATGACCAAGTGGAGAAGAAGTTGACGAGGATTGTGATTTGCAGATCCCCTTCCTCCTCATCACTTGAACAACGATCCAAACTATTGTTTCAGAATGATATTTGTGGGTACTTGTCCTATTATGAGGAGAATATCATCCCACTGAGTTATTTCGCAACTCCCTACCCTTAAACAGACAGCAGTACTGCACTTGTTTTTGATTTTAGAGTTGTTTAATGAACTAATTACTGAGAACGGACTTTATAATCAataatttatgttatttttctttcctttttttggtCGACGTAATCACAGAGGCAGTTTTTACTTAGTAGAGCTTATTTTGTAACCAATGAATTATCTTTGTTTAtattaatttcttgaaaatatGATAAAACTGCAGCTGGTAAGGGTTGGTTCAGAGTTCTGTTCTTTGTTTGCTAATTCTGTTTAGACTTGCTAAAGCTCACGTCTACCGTCACAATTTTCTAGTAGTCCCAGATAACATATAGAACTCAATGTTTCTGCTTGGTGTCCTGCAGAAAAGTGATAATACAATGATTTGCATGTGGTGGATGGATGGCGTAATGATTCttattttgtatttggattctGTTAAAACTTTATTCAGTTCTTGCCAGTGTTACAAAATCACTTCGTTTTGTTGGTTGGATCAGAGGACAGTATCCATATGCTGTGACTTCTTTTCTAGTCTTAGCAGCAAACCTACTCTGGAGTATCAGGATTAGTGATTACCTTAGCTATGTGTTTCACCTTGAGTGCCTATTGCAGTGGAGTTAATCATCCACAAGAAAGCCAGACAGATGTAATCTGCTGCTTTCTTCAAAACTATGCTAAACTTTTGATAAATGCAAATTCTTGGTCTctgtttcttatagtttttcaaattcacTCCCAAACTATATGTACCTTGTTGGCTTTTCTTGACCAGTCTTCAGTTGGCTATTGCAGAGTTCATCAGTCGATCATGTCAGTGGATAATCGGACAGAGTCCGTGATGGATATCCAAAAATTGTCATTTCGAAAGGAGAAATTGGTTAAAGTTATCCAAAAATTATTCGTTTGGGATATCCAAGTTTttataaatttctaaaaattactATTAATCCCACaactctgtttttatatgtcgATATTTTTTGCCTCAAATTCTAAATctaagaaggaaaaaagggcACAAACCATAAAAATCATTGTAATAGTACTTAATAAAGCTATTTGCAACTAATATATCACCAAACACAATCTGAAGGACTATTTTTATATGGTACAAACATTTTTCTTGTATCATAAGTACGCTTAttctaattattattttttttaatcttttcaactatatttgtttttaaacatacatcatatcacaaaagaTTTTAtagaaattatttcaaataatatactGTATCCAAATActtagggcctgtttggaacctaagttttttgggagtttgtctaaaactttactgtagtgcactgtagaagtttttgaaaaaattttatagaagttttttgtaatggaaaaaattttgtagaagtttttgtagggttaaaaacttttttttcttttcttttttttttctttttttttctttttttttttctctttctttttctttctttcctttctcttttctttcttcttcttcccccttCCCCGTTACCTCTGCCTCCAGCAATGCCACCTCCCGCCACCCCCTACTTTACTTCTCCCCCTCTACCCCGCCACCTCCTTCCTCCACCACCCCCTCCcccgccttccccctccccccgccattCCCTCACCCCGCTTCCCCCTGCTTTCCACCATCCCCTcttcccccgccaccccctcaCCTCGCTTCCCTCTGCCCTTCCTCCGCCACCCTCTCCCGCCGCaacttccaaacaggcccacCTTCCCCCTCTACCCCGCCATCCTCACTGCCCCGCCACCTTTCCCCTCCTCCCGTCACCCCCCtggccccttccccctcccccatTCCCCTTCCCGTTTACCACCCCCGAATCCCGCCACccgtcaaaattttttttttttttggcaaatccCCTATTTCCCTCTGTCCTCCTCTTTCCCCGCCACCCTCACCCTCCCTCGGTGCGATCCGGTCTTGCGACTAGATCGGCcagaggggaaggggaagggtggTGGGGGAGGAGGGGGGAGAcgcagagagaaaaaaaaacttgcgggggaaaagggaaaaaggacaaaaaaaggggagaggaaaaaaggaaaaaaaaaaatcggcaCCGGAAAAAGTGATCGGCGCCGGAACCGGCGCCGGAGGTGGTGGCCGGTGACGGAGTAGTTGATGGAGGTAGTGGTGggtgaggaagaagaagaaaaggggaagggagtttttttttttttttttgtgttttggatattttaagtgtgtaggttaaaaaattttgataagtttttgGGATTCCTGTAGcacaagttgttaaaaaacttgtataATAAAAACTTGGTAAAAACTTGAACTTCCAAACAAGCccttatatttataaaaaaaaattgaactatCTAAACTCgatttaaaaattagaaaacttaagATTTATTTGTGATGAATTCAAGGATATGCAAGTTTGATTTCATAAAACTATAAAAGCTTTGTAATTGAACTATATaggtaaaaatttcaaattatccAAGTTCGAGTTAAtggaaatttcttcaacttcaattgAGAATATCATTTAATTAGGATGTCAaactcattaaaaaaaaataaagacatACGTACATACGGTTAAacagtgaaaaagaaaaacggTTAATACTAATTGCCTGTTGGACCGGGCCTATTGGATGTCCCAGTGAAGCTGGCTTGTATTGGGAATCTCTCCAACCACACCGGATGGGCTTATGTCTCAATAAATGGACTTCCTGGCCCAATCTGCACCAGCCATCAGGGAGCAGGAAATAATATGGGAAAGTAGTGTTCAGGAATTCCTAATTACTCTAGACACTAAAATTTGTAGAAATTATGTTTGACACCATGTAATTAGTAGTTTCCAAAATGGAGGCAAAGacaaggaattaaagaaaagccaAAGCTAGTTAGAGTGGACGATCTTATACGGCAATGCTATAAAACAGGTCGATTGAAGTTCGAATCCCTACTAAAGCGTATGGAATCAGTTTTGTAAGTTGAGAAGGTGAATTAATTTGATGTGTACGttgtaattttatatttttatgatgAATCTCATGAGTTGAAAACGTGAATTAGTTTGATGTGCACGTTAACTAATCCAAAACTCCACGTGATCATCAAGAAAAGGCGATGGTTTTCTATCTAGTAGTACAATTATAGGTAACTAAAATAACTTTGTGAGAAACAATAAGGAGTAAGAAATCCTCATGAACTACTCTAGTTAACAAGAAAGAAGGGAGGGACGCCATAAAAAAGAAGAGTCAGTAACATAATAGCAAGGAGAGGACTTCAACAACTGTGATCTCCCTCATGTTTCCAACTATTCCATTTCCACAATTTTACCACCCTATTGTTGCCAACTATGCAATCCTAGAAAATTATAGTATCAAGAATCAGTTTGATTAGTTGGTGAATTTCCAAGTAAGCATGAATATACTAGTATTTTTAACTCCCTGAGCTAAGACTAGATTCCAACTACCTAACCACAACTATCCAATAGTGCCCTTTACAAACCAGCTTTCTGTTTTTGCTAATTGGCTACAATTTTTCCTCATAAGATGGCAAGCATTAACAAACTAATGAGATGGGGATGAATTACAACTTTTATTAACTACTACATTAACGTAgtgcaagtacaaaatgtttTCAAGTATAAAGAGGTTGACTTATAATATCAGAGTCTCATAGTTTAGATGCAttttagaaatttaaaatgtaCACACATGGTaaattttgaaagaaattgGAATAGATTTTCTTGAGCGAGAAAAGAACAAAACTCTCATTTTAAGTCCTAAACATTCATTTGGAAGAAATGCTCTTTGAACTATCCTTGTATGTGCTGAAAAGCATAAGAAAACTAGTATAGTTTAaactcgaaatttttttttctttgtactTGTCCAATATAGGTTGCTTTTGTATGTGTTTTTTGGACCTATGGGCTACGTTGCAGCTACGCTTGAAGTTTGGATCCGGCCTATTTGAATATAGTTTCAGTTGAACCTATGGAACAAAGATCCCTTTTGCCTTGAAATGGGATCATGACTATACACAAGACTAAATTTCCAGCATAGGAAGTTAAAAGGGAAGGAGAAGCCAGAGAGAGGTACAGGGAGAATGAAacatgttggtgtcttcttcaAAAGTTACATCAAAACTCTTGTAACAGGATTCTTCAGGAATGAAGTAAAAAGATTCAAATTCCAATCCACAgatacagagagagagagagagagagagagagctaaaaAAGGAGCTTAGAAAGAGCCTGAAAGGGTGAACTAGGGCCATCTCATCATTGAGAGAGTAGGAAAGAAGACAGAGTTAGAGGAAATTGTTTCTTCACTCTAATTGGTAAACTGCTACAAATGGCATCAAAACACTACCAATCCAAAGCTTCCCATCCTTCTCCTCCACTTCACTTGCTGCTTTGACAACTTTTCCTTGTCTGTCCTCCAATATCTGTAAAATCTTACCTTCTGGACTATACTTCACAATTACTGCATGAGGCCGGCCGCCAATTTGCAAAAGGTAGTGTATCTTTGCTGGAATTGGAAGCTTCAGCAAGAATTTTCGAACATTTGGGTACAATGCATTTATATATGCATATACGGTGCGACGACAATGGACCGCTACCCAAAATTCACCTTTCTCGTTTGTTCTGATGTTGTCAGGGAATCCAGGCAGTACAGCCATAACTTCTGAAGTCCCTGCTTTATCACCTTTTAACCAGTATTTGCGCAATCTGCATATATGAATTGAGAAGAATTCTTGCATTTGCGATGTAATAACACCATGAATATAGAAAGAAAAATCCTATTTTTGTACAATTACATTACACAAGTTGGTTCCATTTATGAATAACTATGACGACCGAGAAGCACTATTTTTTTGTAGGCATGTTCAAATGCTCAAAAGATGCGTGGACAAAATTGTGAAAGACTTAAAATGAAGCCATGTTTATGCAGCCAATTGCCAGAAAGGATTTGACCAATAGCTGGAAAGAACATCAACGCATGGGAAATTGCAAATAGTAACTGGCATAAATACATACCAAAATTGTCAAAGTCTCCAACACTAGAATGTATATAGTCCACGTAAGAGGCATTTTATAGCTACCAGCAAAGTGAACTAATGTATTCTGTTTTTCTTAATCAAATCATGTGGGGTCAAGTAATAACTCACCTGCCAATTGAACCCTCACAGAAGACAAAGAAGGAACGATCCTTGCTCATGGACACGCCATTAGGAAACTGAAGCCCCCTAACAAGAACTGTAGTTTCTTTAGTTTCTGGATTATACTTCAGAAGCCGCCCACTATCGTCTCCAGAGAAAACCAACTGCAAAAAGTTCCTGCAAACAGGTGCCAACATCAGAATTAATCACTGGAAGGTTCTAATGCACAGCAAAAAGTGCTGCTGGAGGAAGAGAGAGTAGACGGATGTAAAAAAATTTGCGCAAATCAAGAAAAAGATGCACTACTGATCACAATTAGATATAAACCTTGATACTCAAACTCATTGGGAAGCTGAGGATTTCTACTaaaacatttccaaaatcctaataaggtttaagaaaacaaaaataatggaGCAAGGAAACCTTCTAACAATGAAAGAAACTTAAAACCAAAAAAGCTAGTAGGTCAGCAGTAAAAAATCTATacccccccctctctctctctctctctctctctcacacacacacagacacaGACACTGCCACATGCTTTTGCACGTTCTCCAACCCACAAACCCCTATACACAACACAAAACAAGCATTGCAACTGTAGTAAGAACTGGGGTCACCAGAAGCACAAAATGATTTGAATTTAGTCTGATTTCTTTGGGGCACATATGGTTACATCTGCCCTCATGCAATTCATTTTAATTTGATTTCCATATTTTACAATAAGATTTTGCGTATGTGTTCAATATTCCAACTATAACGCCCATTTAAGGCAACTGTAAAACTTTCAATATTCCAACCATAACGCCCATTTAAGGCAACTGTAAAACTTTTGTTAGTTTTATCACAAAAAGTTGCTGCATCACTTTTGGTGCACCTACCAACTAGCTAAATTGATATTAATAATACAATAGGCATCAAAGGTTAAAAGATGTCCACTTTCAGCCCTCAAGAGCAGATAAGGTCATGATGTACCTCCGTTGATATTTAGTGCTGCTGTCAGTGAAATAAATGTTCCCTTCATCATCAATGTCCAGGTCATTAGTAAATCCAAGCGGCACTCCTTCAGCCTCAGTAGTTAGGGATGTTGCCAATCCACCTTCAGGCCCAACTTTCATCAATCCAAAGTACGCATCAGCAATGTATAGGTCACCTGTTTTTTTGTCGAATCGTAACCCCAAAGGCCTTCCACAAATGTGCTCATTCTTCAAGTAGCTGAAGGGTGATGGTTTAGGGTCACATAGGCCGGACCTGAAATTCAGAGCATGAATGAAAACTGTAACTAGAGTCACACTCTAATACGATACCAAATTATTAAGACATCAGCAAAACTTctgaatattttttcttttctattttgagGAGTTGCTGATTATTATACAAGTACTtaagaattaaataaaagaaaaagaaggtacTGAGGAAGCTCAAAATGAATAGGCAAAGGAATTTCAACTTGGAAGTGAAGACTACACCCCGGTTCGGAAAAGGACATAGTAAACGACATAGACACGGGATGTTTAAGATGAAATCTAGAGTTCCGCACTTCTTATTCCAGATAAAGTCAAGCACATAGAAGTTCAGATTgcactctctctctttttgtttGTGCCTGTGTGTGTGCATGCATGTGCACGTGAGCATATTGTAGGTTTGTGTGTGTGAGCAGCGGGGTAACTATTACGATACATACAGatccaaaagaagaagacaatgCATACCATTACCTGATTAAACCTGCCAAAAGGTTGTTAACTAACATTTTGTTGATAACTGTGTGAATGCAGTTATTGATCAAAAGTTTCTTAAGCTTTGAAAGGGaaattcattcttaattttcaAATGTTGAGCAGGGGATGCCTCCACTGTCTTGGAACCCCAAACAACCTAAAATTTTCCTTCCTATGTCCTACTGTACATGCTCTAAATTGGTGGAAGTTATGAGAAACAGCTTGTACAATTGGTACAGATATTTCATACAAGCAAAAAACTGTAAACCATAATAATTGGTTTCCATTTCCATGTTCCTTCATCACTTTAAAATATCCTCAGCTTCTGCAGTAAAGATTGCATATACCAGTGAACAGCTAATCCAATAGCCAACTGAAATTTCCAGGCACTAATGACCATTTTCTGCCTCATCCAAAGACCCTCAGACACCAGAAGTCCGCCTTTTCTCAACAAGCATTTCTTGGGTGGTACACAAAATAATACAGGGAATTCTAAACTAACTATGGTCAACCTCAAGCACAGAAACCACTTCTGCGACCTGTGTCTTCTAAAGTTGCCATTTTGGAGACAAAATCAAGTTGCTTTTTATAGAATAAGTAGCTGGTTTATTTGTAATATAGGAAAAATATCGATTTGTTGGTTCATTGAGCAAAACACCATGGAGTCAGAAGAGCGCATCCTTGTCCTAACTCTTAGCAATGCTACACCACAAGCAGCCAGCTGATTGTCTTGTTGATAAGCCAGGTTTCATTCTCAAATCAGACGATTGCTTAGACTTTATAATTTAAGCAGCAAAAATAAAATGACTCCCATGCCTATTTAGTTTAAACTAAAGTTGCATCTATAATTCAGCTTCTTCTAGTGAAGTGAGTAGACAAAGAAACAAATACAATGTAGAATATTAACAAGATCAATGAAATCCTAATCAGAATCTGGGGCATATTTATTACAGAAATATGATCACAATGGTATGACCTCCATTACACGCTATACCCCACTCACGCTATATCACCATGATGTACCTTATCTCACATAGAATAATTCAATGTAAGTTTCAAAGTGCAAAGAACTATCCACAAATTGTAGGTTTACAAAGCCAATTtactagaaaaatgaaattgtttTGGCAAATTGAGCTAAATAATCTCTTTTACAATGGTGACATTGCTTTCTTTTTTGTCCTTTTGATAATTGAGGGTTATCGAGAAGATGGAGAAATGGAATATGAAGATACACAACTGTATGGGCTAAAATACGCTATATAAATCAGTGATAGACCATCCAGTTCAGTTATGTCTTGAGCGATAATTTCTATATCCAATAATCTGAGCTAAATAACAAGATAATTAGCAATTCTCTGCACCTAAATAATACTAACTAATAGAGATCTATtccacacatat is drawn from Coffea arabica cultivar ET-39 chromosome 1c, Coffea Arabica ET-39 HiFi, whole genome shotgun sequence and contains these coding sequences:
- the LOC113725932 gene encoding protein STRICTOSIDINE SYNTHASE-LIKE 3-like; this translates as MSPAGFFAGIFLLLALYCGLDPLKHSAIYNFPDFVAHKVEMPAWSEIPVEKDAQNLLQKSEIKFLNQIQGPESIAFDPQGRGPYTGIADGRIVFWDGEKWIDFAYTSANRSGLCDPKPSPFSYLKNEHICGRPLGLRFDKKTGDLYIADAYFGLMKVGPEGGLATSLTTEAEGVPLGFTNDLDIDDEGNIYFTDSSTKYQRRNFLQLVFSGDDSGRLLKYNPETKETTVLVRGLQFPNGVSMSKDRSFFVFCEGSIGRLRKYWLKGDKAGTSEVMAVLPGFPDNIRTNEKGEFWVAVHCRRTVYAYINALYPNVRKFLLKLPIPAKIHYLLQIGGRPHAVIVKYSPEGKILQILEDRQGKVVKAASEVEEKDGKLWIGSVLMPFVAVYQLE